The Schistocerca gregaria isolate iqSchGreg1 chromosome 2, iqSchGreg1.2, whole genome shotgun sequence genome contains the following window.
cggcaagacgcagtcaataccttcgctgcgcagtgccgatggtactgttatcgacgactgtgccgctaaagcggagttattgaacgcagttttccgaaattccttcaccagggaagacgaatggaatattccagaatttgaaacacgaacatctgctagcatgagtttcttagaagtacataccttaggggttgcgaagcaactcaaatcgcttgatacgggcaagtcttcaggtccagattgtataccgattaggttcctttcagattacgctgatactatagctccctacttagcactcatatacaaccgctcgctcaccgatagatctgtacctacagattggaaaattgcgcaggtcgcaccagtgttcaagaagggtagtaggagtaatccctttaactacagacctatatcattgacgtcggtttgcagtagggttttggagcatatactgtattcaaacattatgaatcacctcgaagggaacgatctattgacacgtaatcagcatggcttcagaaaacatcgctcttgtgcaacgcagctagctctttatttgcacgaagtaatggccgctatcgacaggggatctcaagttgattccgtatttctagatttccggaaagcttttgacaccgttcctcacaagcgacttctaatcaagctgcggagctatggggtatcgtctcagttgtgcgactggattcgtgatttcctgtcaggaaggtcgcagttcgtagtaatagacggcaaatcatcgagtaaaactgaagtgatatcaggtgttccccagggaagcgtcctgggacctctactgttcctgatctatataaatgacctgggtgacaatctgagcagttctcttagactgttcgcagatgatgctgtaatttaccgtctagtaaggtcatccgaagactagtatcagctgcaaagcgatttagaaaagattgctgtatgatgtgtcaggcggcagttgactctaaataacgaaaagtgtgagatgatccacatgagttccaaaagaaatccgttggaattcgattactcgataaatagtacagttctcaaggctgtcaattcaactaagtacctgggtgttaaaattacgaacaacttcagttagaaggaccacatagataatattgtcgggaaggcgagccaaaggttgcgtttcattggcaggacacttagaagatgcaacaagtccactaaagagacagcttacactacactcgttcgtcctctgttagaatattgctgcgcggtgtgggatccttaccaggtgggattgacggaggacatcgaaagggtgcaaaaaagggcagctcgttttgtattatcgcgtaataggggagagagtgtggcagatatgataaacgagttgggatggaagtcattacagcatagacgttttttggcgcggcgagacctttttacgaaatttcagtcaccaactttctcttccgaatgcgaaaatattttgttgagcccaacctacataggtaggaatgatcatcaaaataaaataagagaaatcagagctcgaacagaaaggtttaggtggtcgtttttcccgctcgctgttcgggagtggaatagtagagagatagtatgattgtggttcgatgaaccctctgccaagcacttaaatgtgaattgcagagtagtcatgtagatgtagatgtagaaatctctcTCCAGAACTCAGCAAGAAGTAGTGTATGGTCTTATCATCAATAGGCAAGTAAGAATGAGACTGGAAGACACCAAAAAATAATCTCAGTGTTTTAAAGTAGTGCACAAGAAAGTCATCCAAGACATGGGATCTAAAATTATTTAACAGAACAAAATGAATGGGAAGAATGTTTTTGGAGAAATTAAATAATTTACTGTTTTATATAACATTTCCAAATATTATAAagtaattatatttacaaaaaagCACAGGAACATGAGCAGGATAAATGAAGATGTCACACTTATCAAAGATGGTAGGGTGTTCTTGTCAGACAAAACCCACTACAAACTATATATTAACCCTTAAAAAATCTCATGACTTTCTTTTTATGAGACAAATAATGAGAAGATGGATGGTTCTATTTCAAACAGAGAATTAGAAACAAAACTTGTTGTAAAAGAAGACATTATTTGTTTGGTTTGTATATTACCATACCACTCTTAATTCTTTAGTTAATGGGCCTGTAAATTACACCTATGTTATCATTTCTAGGCAAGGCCTAAAGGTGAAGGGCTTACTCCTTACCAAGGAAAAAAGCGGTGCTTTGGGGAATATAAATGTCCTAAGTGCAAAAGGAAGTGGATGTCAGGCAACAGTTGGGCCAACATGAGCCAGCAGTGCATTAAATGCCATGTGCACGTCTTTCCACATAAGCAGGTTTGTTTGACAGTTTGACATTATTAGTAtaacatatcaaataaattaacgttTGTTCTATGATTTTTATGTTATTGGTAGATCACAACATGAAACTTACCAGAACCTCTTGAGCCCCAGTGATTTCTGCCACAACCTACCAATTTATACATCTGTTTTGGAGTAACAATGCCTTTAGCATCGGTAGTTTCATGCTAAAGTGCAAAATAGTGGGTCACAGCAGAAACCACTGGAGCTTAAAGGGTTCAGACTAATGCATTTGATGAGATCAGtggtttttttctgtttattatgcttTGATTATTTTATAGCTGCTAGAGTATGCATTCACTTGTTGCTGTTCTTGAATAATAactatactgaccataacaaatgtgatatttacaaaaattataagaaaatgACATTTGCAACAAGTATATAGtaagtttaagtatattccatgagaaatttcattcaaaactgtTATGTTCCAGCGTCCTTTGGAAAAACCAGATGGACTCGATGTTTCAGATCAGTCTAAGGTTCATCCTCAACATCTGTGTGAGAAGTGTCAGACACTAGGTTATTACTGCAGAAGAGTACAGTAAATTAAAGTAAAGTATATGCAACTATATGTGTACTATGTGGCCACATTCCTCACACATGAATTTAAAGCAAATAGTACAGCAGTGGAAAATCAAATGTGAGAGAGACATGAGTAACATTAGGAAACTGGAATTATTTTACTTATAAATGGTGTTCTTGTTATATGTGAAGAAAACAGAACTCAGCTTTATCATTGAAGAGCTATCACAACTGATGATGAGCTGTAAAAATTATATGTCATATTTCCTTTGCCCAGATAGGCAAGAAGACATTGACAGAATGTAAAATTATCCTCTTACATGACTGCTGAAGTGTTGTTACATTATCAACTGATGACGCCTCTGTATGTCCTTGCACCCATTCCACACATGCACTATTATATTTTATTCTCTTATGATGGTGTTATTTATGGTTACCTTGTAGACCAAAGATTTTAATGTCTCGTGTTTTACTAACACTACTGCTAGATGACACTACACttttatattctaatctttaaatatgATTAATTTATCTATTCAACTTTCTTATAATACTGAATATGACCTCTAGTCAAGAACTGTTGGCTACAGCAGTTAAAAATAGTGTAAAAGATGACCATTAAATTCCACAATGGATTCTGAAGCATATGTACAAGTAATTTGCAGATCTGCTAATATTAAGATCAAAGTTGTGATCAGGCTGTTCAAAACTACTTTAAGCTGTATATATTTTTTCAAAGAATATTGTTGTATAGGTGATCAGTCTCTTCAGAAATAACATTTGAGCTGCATTTAAAAACAGTGCCAACTCAGGATCCACATGCTTGGTGTAATACAAGGCCTTAGGTTGCTGATCTATATTTGTTGTGACTTACCTTTCactcatttaaatatttattttttgttctattTGTAATATTTTCTTGAAGCCAACATCACTGGAAGTTTAATATAATGGCTATAATCTTTGAGAACAGACAAAAAGATAATAAACCAAGACACACAGGTCTTAATTTTATGTATGCAAAGTAGCTCAGAATTTCAGAGTTTGGTATATTTTCCAAAGGACCAATTTTCCAGTGTATAAACAAACAATTCAATATAACACATGCATAATTTTACACAAATTCCTGTCAAAATTTATCATCATTTAACTCCAATATCAAGTGGTCTTAttgtgtttttcttctttctttctatatTTATCACCTATGATACATACTGTTCTATAACCGCCACCCATTTTCCTTATATGAACATGATGACTTAAATAATTTGCATTTCTGTCAACTCTGTTATCATTTCTTGTAGAAAGATTTCTACTATTCATCATATCAACATAATCTTTTAGCTCAGTAGCTAATTTTGGCAGCAATGCATTTAACTGATTTTTAATTCTACACATAACCATTTAGCTTTCATTTTACAATGGGACTTGCCATACACAAGTCACAGTTTGGCACTTCACATTTTCACTTTATTATTGATAGTATCGAATGTTTCATTGTCAGCACTTTATTCATGCAGCTTACTAAACTGTGATGTAGAAGTAATGTTAATATGTTTGTGTGAGCTGATTATTTATGTTTTACCTTTATAGATCATTGTCAGTAGCCTTTATTTAATCTGGCTGATTCATACTCTGTTTTACTTTGTAATTTAAATAATAGACAAAAGAAGATCCTCACATGAATTTATGTTTATGTATGTGATAATGTTTTTCAAAAGTAAAATTGAACTATGTTACCATTATGATCTTTACACAGTGTGCTTTAAGCTGTGCATTATGTCACCTTAGCATAAAAGCAAGGCATTCTGAAGTCAGGTAAAGCAACCAAAAAAATTTGCTTTATGAGGAGCAAACAATTACTGGGCAGATTCGTAAATAAATAAAGGTAATTTAAAGTCAGATTCATACTGATGAGGCTGTAAAAACAAAACATATGTAAGATAATGTGACTGCTCAAAAgccaaagaaaagtttggaaatGAATCACTGCAGTAACAGGCGAAGTACGTCAAAATTAAGAAATGTGTATTTTAAACTTCTGATGTATTTTGTTCTcataacttcagtgtttcattataGAGTGTGACTATAACAATTATCTGAGGTGAAATTAGCAAAAGCACATTCtactataaattattacatttggtTTTGGTAAGCACTTCAACATGTAATGTAGACAAATAAATGCAACAACCCAAGAAATACCATAGAtatgaaatataaacaaaaattacaATAGACCAAGCTGCATAGATACATACATAACTACAGTGAAAATTTCAATGGTTTTCAAACTAGTATAAGACTGATGCAGAATACTCAAAACACTTTTGTATTGCAATTTACCTCACTCCATTTATGTCTGGCTTCTATTAATTcacatcttcttttcttttcttacttaGTTACTTGATATTACATCACAACAAGACACAAGTGATGAGAAAATATTTACTAATATatggaattttgttttatttgtggtcaaaaaatattgctagacATGAAAAATGCTGTCTTCAGAAACAAATGAACCTACAAAGAGAGAAGTTGTTATTACAGAGAAACACTCCATGATAATGTCAGTTGTCAAATGAAAATGCATTGCCAACTTAAACTTTTGCACTTAAACAACTTTTCAATTCAGAAAGTAGTAAGACTGACCACTGTGACAATGTCATAATTTTACATTTTGAACTCAGTTGTTCAAATAATTGCTTGTACCAAGAAATGAACATTTCTTAAACACAATGTGTTTTTACTATTACAAAATTTTTGTTATATGTTCCATACACAATATGACTATGTGAATTCTTAGTGTGTGCAGTTAATAATGAAGATCACAAAATCATTGCATTCATTGTGTTGCTTTCATTATTGTTGGTGAACAATTATTGTATACTTCTCAAATTCTATTAAAGCTGTTACATGAAAAAAGTTGTAATTATCAACAAATAATGTTTACACCATTACAAATTCCCCCCTCCCATCATGGTTCACTTACGTTACGTATCTAGCAATGTGTGAtactacataaaataagggaaaggcaaccacttacaTATGATGGATCAATATGTGGAGCAGACTAATGCATAACTAAAAACAACATTCACACTAGCTTCTGAGCACTAGCTCCTTTTCAAGCATACAGACACACAAAACCACACTCCTTTGGCCATATCATGAGTGATACCAGCCTCATTTTGTGCCAACTGCTGCAGAAAGTGCTTCTCATATTAATGtggtttgtttttttttgtttttttgggggggtggggggggggggggtttgtcatATGACTTCGaacagatttgatttgatttgacatGGTCTGCAACAAACTACtctcttgtgccaaactcttcatctcagagtagcgctactGCCCTAAGACCTCAATTATTTGTGGGATGTATTCCAATAATGTCTTCCCCTGAAGTTTTTATGCTTTATTACCCTggtagttattccccgatgtcttaacaaatgtcctttcATCCTAGccattcttcttgtcactgttttccattagTTCCTTTCTTGGCCAATTCTGCCAAAAACCTCATCAATCTTTATGAATCCACCAAATTTttgacatccttctgtagcactacatctcaaatacttcaattCTCACTGCAGACTGTAAGCTTTCATGGCCCGTATTTGCATTGTTGCTGATATGTGTCTCGTGGACATAAGGTCCAAGGCATAATTCCATGCCTAATTTTTTCATCTTCCAATATTGGAGACATCATCAGCTCAACAGAAGTTGTACAGTCTCAAACAAGCCCAGCATGCCTAACTGTGATGATGAACCAGAGAATATAATATCAACAGAACTGAAAGTATAAATATTGTTGAATatgaaacacttcctaatgttgcACAAAATTATATTCATTTGATCACAAAGGATAAACATTTATAGCTACTTGACAAAATCTTCATGTGGCTCAGCACACTTGGTTCACAGATCGGGAAGTTTCAAAATACttctcatgtaaaattaattggaaGCCACACAGATGATGACAGCAATCATCATACTCATCATGACTGCTTCCATTCCAGTTTGCTGAAATCCTGTTCTTGTCAAAGCCAAGTAAGTTCTAAATGGAAGATGGCAAAGTTGAACTCTAGATATAATGCACTGTTGTTTCCAAAGTATGCCTGCTGTGTACCATGTGTGGACAAAAAGGATCAAGTTGAAGAACAAACTTATTCCTCCACTGCATGAAGAAGTGCTGAGTATTTTATGTAAGACTCAACATTCTCTCATGAACACTTTATTCATGCGCTCCAGGATCTTGTCCATACATGGTGGAAAAATGTTCACTTTTTGGAGTAAAATCAACAGTCACAAGATTTACACACCCAAAATGTTGTCTCCACCTCTGTAGTCCATATGTTGCCATTCATTAACCATCACACAAATTCTTCAAACAGCCATGAACTTCTCCTCTAGGTAGTTCTGTTTCATTCACAGTTGCATAATGAACACAACCTAAATTAATCCAGTTACTGGGACTGTGCCAGTTATTAAATCATGTACAGTAAATTAACCTTTTACTGAACAAGATGTTTATTAATCTAGTTCATTAAGTAATACattaaagaaccaaagaaactagtacatcagcctaatatcgtgtagggctcctgtGAGcatgcagaggtgccgcaacatggtgtagcatggacttgactaatttctgaagtagtgctggaggtaattgagactacgaatcctgcagggttgtccataaatctgtaagagcatGAGGAGCTGGATATCTcttttgaacagtatgttgcaaggcatcccagatatgttcaataatgttcatgtctggggagtttggtggtcattacatctacagggatactctgcaaatcatacactcctggaaatgtaaaaaagaacatattgacaccggtgtgtcagacccaccatacttgctccagacactgcgagagggctgtacaagcaatgatcacatgcacggcacagcggacacaccaggaaccgcggtgttggctgtcgaatggcgctagctgcgcagcatttgtgcaccgccgccgtcagtgtcagccagtttgccgtggcatacagagcttcatcgcagtctttaacactggtagcatgccgcgacagcgtggacgtgaaccatatgtgcagttgatggactttgagcgagggcatatagtggacatgcgggaggccgggtggacgtaccgccgaattgctcaacacgtggggcatgaggtctccacagtacatcgatgttgtcgccagtggtcggcggaaggtgcacgtgcccgtcgacctggaaccggaccccagcgacgcacggatgcacgccaagaccgtaggatcctacgcagtgccgtaggggaccgcaccaccacttcccagcaaattagggacactgttgctcctggggtatcggcgaggaccattcgcaaccgtctccatgaagctgggctacggtcccgcacaccgttaggccgtcttccgctcacgccccaacatcgtgcagcccgcctccagtggtgtcacgacaggcgtgaatggagggacgaatggagacgtgtcgtcttcagcgatgagagtcgcgtctgccttggtgccaatgatggtcgtatgcgtgtttggcgccgtgcaggtgagcgccacaatcaggactgcatacgaccgaggcacacagggccaacacccggcatcatggtgtggggagcaatctcctacactggccgtacacctctagtgatcgtcgaggggacactgaatagtgcacggtacatccaaaccgtcatcgaacccatcgtcctaccattcctagaccggcaagggaacttgctgttccaacaggttaatgcacgtccgcatgtatcccgtgccacccaacgtgctctagaaggtgtaagtcaactaccctggccagc
Protein-coding sequences here:
- the LOC126334840 gene encoding zinc finger CCHC domain-containing protein 24-like isoform X2 gives rise to the protein MMSPVRKKQKQGKPWAALPAATAGAGFGLGLAALPVPPPPPPPPGPDPTLDLVEQFRDMHIGVPSERKPGKRPPPAYMCHLCFSKGHYIKDCPQARPKGEGLTPYQGKKRCFGEYKCPKCKRKWMSGNSWANMSQQCIKCHVHVFPHKQRPLEKPDGLDVSDQSKVHPQHLCEKCQTLGYYCRRVQ